A stretch of Amycolatopsis balhimycina FH 1894 DNA encodes these proteins:
- a CDS encoding alpha/beta hydrolase → MSAFLLAGGTPAVASTSWSPITWAACPDDPDSPEPPDGECGTLRVPLDWDRPWGPALDLAVARHRATDPAHRLGVLMIDGGGPGSSGAEFALASSHVFSPEILARFDIVGLDLRGTGRSAFIECDDTITPPSDEPTDRAEFEALRQYSRQAIADCRARNQPVFDHADTGVNARDMDAVRRALGEDKISFLGVSYGTLLGQQYAERYGDRVRAMVLDSTIDHSVDIRRFMGDRAAAADELFRQFAAWCDRTATCALHGRDVLATWKQALVAADQLPQAHNWLPDRVFSDMYGPDWDDVARVIAETATGQPPMRAQFQYNYRSIRLAVVCQDFDLRIGSFAQYSALRAEELRRSPLMRGRTIGHYEATTCLGAAGPPANPPHRLNISRAPRILLANSRFDPATPYAWAVNIHRQAPANTTLLTYEGSGHGAFSRTPCTRTTVDHYLLTQEAPRHDVSCPAA, encoded by the coding sequence GTGAGCGCTTTCCTGCTGGCCGGCGGCACACCTGCGGTAGCGAGCACCAGCTGGTCACCGATCACCTGGGCGGCCTGCCCCGACGACCCGGACAGTCCCGAGCCGCCGGACGGCGAATGCGGCACGCTGCGGGTGCCGCTGGACTGGGACCGGCCGTGGGGACCGGCGCTCGACCTCGCGGTCGCCCGGCACCGGGCCACCGATCCCGCGCACCGCCTCGGCGTGCTGATGATCGATGGCGGCGGCCCCGGCAGCTCGGGCGCGGAGTTCGCGCTGGCCTCGAGCCACGTGTTCAGCCCGGAGATCCTGGCCCGGTTCGACATCGTGGGCTTGGACCTGCGCGGAACCGGGCGCAGCGCGTTCATCGAGTGCGACGACACGATCACCCCGCCGAGCGACGAACCCACCGACCGAGCGGAGTTCGAGGCCCTCCGGCAGTACAGCCGGCAGGCGATCGCCGACTGCCGTGCCCGCAACCAGCCGGTCTTCGACCACGCCGACACCGGCGTCAACGCCCGGGACATGGACGCCGTCCGCCGTGCGCTGGGGGAAGACAAGATCAGCTTCCTCGGCGTCTCCTACGGCACGCTGCTCGGCCAGCAGTACGCCGAGCGGTACGGCGACCGGGTCCGGGCGATGGTGCTGGACAGCACCATCGACCACAGCGTCGACATCCGGCGCTTCATGGGAGACCGGGCGGCCGCCGCGGACGAGCTGTTCCGGCAGTTCGCCGCGTGGTGCGACCGGACGGCGACCTGCGCGCTGCACGGCCGGGACGTCCTGGCCACCTGGAAGCAGGCCCTCGTCGCGGCCGACCAGCTGCCCCAGGCGCACAACTGGCTGCCCGACCGGGTGTTCTCGGACATGTACGGCCCGGACTGGGACGACGTGGCCCGGGTGATCGCCGAAACCGCGACCGGTCAGCCGCCGATGAGGGCCCAGTTCCAGTACAACTACCGGTCGATCCGGCTGGCCGTCGTCTGCCAGGACTTCGACCTCCGGATCGGGTCCTTCGCCCAGTATTCGGCGCTGCGCGCAGAAGAGCTGCGCCGGTCGCCGCTGATGCGAGGCCGCACGATCGGTCACTACGAAGCCACCACGTGCCTCGGCGCCGCCGGCCCGCCCGCGAACCCGCCGCACCGGCTGAACATCTCGCGAGCGCCACGGATCCTGCTGGCGAACTCCCGCTTCGACCCGGCGACCCCGTACGCCTGGGCGGTGAACATCCACCGCCAGGCTCCGGCGAACACCACCCTGCTGACCTACGAAGGCTCCGGCCACGGCGCCTTCTCGCGCACCCCCTGCA